One window of the Eucalyptus grandis isolate ANBG69807.140 chromosome 8, ASM1654582v1, whole genome shotgun sequence genome contains the following:
- the LOC120286768 gene encoding protein SIEVE ELEMENT OCCLUSION B-like, with the protein MAILKGLPAITKPSDPQKIHIFGVLNEMIKTTLNMTQCIVDFEHDSKDVPELSTMIDIPSSVYQIIISILACSIQFTSLISMVDDNKGKDLPTFARKVKMIHHTIKRHYEDFLQKKEEIKEYQRLQRLFNAPTDNVELIKALFYIKDDPQPLFLGSKKTKDKVESLRRKNVLLLISDLKLTSHDLSILIKIYNERKFHEGRYEIVWVPIIEQEGEEVIKQFQNLQLQMPWYSAHSPTLINGVAIRIIKEKWHFRQDTMVTVLDPQGRVSNQNAMSMIRVWGWDAFLSPVL; encoded by the exons ATGGCCATACTGAAGGGGTTACCTGCAATCACCAAGCCCTCAGACCCACAAAAGATCCACATTTTCGGTGTTCTCAACGAAATGATCAAGACCACCCTGAATATGACCCAATGCATTGTGGATTTTGAGCATGACTCTAAGGATGTTCCCGAGTTGTCTACGATGATTGATATTCCAAGCAGCGTTTATCAGATCATCATCAGTATCCTTGCTTGCTCTATTCAGTTCACCAGCCTGATTAGCATGGTCGATGA CAACAAGGGTAAAGATCTGCCTACATTTGCTCGGAAAGTGAAGATGATCCACCACACTATCAAGAGACATTACGAggattttttacaaaaaaagg AGGAGATTAAAGAATATCAGAGGCTGCAGCGACTCTTTAATGCCCCCACCGATAACGTGGAGCTGATCAAGGCCTTGTTTTACATCAAGGATGATCCTCAGCCTCTCTTCCTCGGCTCAAAGAAGACAAAG GATAAGGTCGAGTCGCTCCGGAGGAAGAATGTGTTGCTGCTAATTTCGGACCTCAAGTTGACCTCTCACGACCTTTCAATCCTTATCAAGATCTACAATGAGCGCAAGTTCCACGAGGGGCGCTACGAGATCGTGTGGGTCCCTATCATCGAACAAGAAGGCGAGGAGGTGATCAAACAGTTCCAGAACCTTCAGTTGCAGATGCCGTGGTACTCGGCGCACTCCCCTACACTTATCAACGGGGTGGCCATCAGGATAATTAAGGAGAAGTGGCACTTTAGGCAAGACACCATGGTGACAGTATTGGATCCACAAGGAAGAGTCTCAAACCAAAATGCCATGAGCATGATTAGAGTTTGGGGATGGGATGCTTTCCTTTCACCGGTGCTGTAG